The Candidatus Poribacteria bacterium DNA segment TTGGCGGAAACACGCAAAGACCGCATGAGTATCTTGACAAAATATTTACACACCCACTTAAGATGTTAGTATATTTTGCTAACAACAAAATTGTTTTTCAATTGGCAGCCTCTTTGTGATTTTGAGGTGCTACGACGGTAAGACATCTACCGCCGCCGCGGCACTGCCATTGAGATGGAATGACAGCACTAACCTAATTGTAGCACAGAATGTCTTTGTTTGGTGAGATTTTTAGGTTAGTCCTTTAGACAACAAGAGGGTTGTCAGAGAAGACAAACTCCCGTTTTTTCTTTTCCCTGTGCAAACCCCTAAAAATAATGGAGAAAATTGATGAAGTTATTCTTACACAAATGCGTTGCTGCTATCTTAATTCTTGTTATTGGATTTATATCAGTGAACGTTCTAATTGGGACAACTGAGGCTTGCCCAGAAGCAGAGGAAATTTGTGATACCCTTGCTGAGGCGGCTGCGAACAGATGTGCTGAACCGGATACCAGTACAACTCAATGTCTAAAATATTGGGGAGCTGCGATTGCAGGATGTGCTGCAGCGATGTATCTGTTATGTAGTTCTTCATAGGATACCGGAGGTATCTAAAGGGCCATAAGCGGGGCTGCTGATACGCGAAATCAGTTTCCTGAAGGTATTGTTCTACGTTGTGTTTACATTTCATTACCGAAATCGTCGAAAGTCAGTATCTATCAGTATTTGTGCTTAGCTCGAATGAATCTCACAAAACTACGAAACCCTTGCTATGACTGAATTCAGAGCCAGAATGTAAACACTACCTAAAGTATCATCAATTCCTATGTCTCACGACAAGCTCGCGATAGATACTTATTTTTATTCGAGAGGCGTTTTATGATGAAAAATCGTTACTTTCCATTTGTCATCGGCATCCTATGTCTTTGTGGATTGATATTCTTTGTAGTATCTCGTTTCCCAGACCGAGTATCTGTTAAAATTTATAAGTCAACTTCGTTGCCGGATAAAGGGTCCGCAAGAACTAATTTATCAGATGTAGAAACACTTCTGGAAAGCGAAGAATCCTCCTCTCTAAACCTCTCAGCACCGTCTAGCCTCAATGTGAAAGGAATGAGCCAACTTGTCCAGAAGATAGTTCAGGCAAACGGAAATACACTGCAATTGATGGATGAAACTGAAGTTGAATTCATTGAACGATTTTGGCAAATACTTGAGTCTTCAGAATATCAAGAATTTATAAACACCAAAATGCAAGAATGGGCACTGATGTATGAGCAGACGGGTATCTTTGATTTTTCTTTCCAAGATTTCTTCGACTTTTATGAGAGTCAGGGCATGCCTGCTTCAAACGCCTCCGCAGATTTTTTTCAACTCTTTCGAGGGTACTTCCCCACCGGATCCCCCGAAGACTACGAGGCAGAAATGGCTGCACGATTCCAAGACAGTTTCTTAGCAGCCCCCGGCACTCGAACCCAAGCGAGATACCATGCCTCAAGGATGCTCAGAGCGGAGCCTGATTATACAGCATGGACATTTGGAAAATTTAAAGGCGAGATCGGAGCGCAGATACGTTGGCAGGAGGAACAAGTAATCAAAGCACTCGCTTTAGAAGATGCTGCCACGCGAGACGCTGTGCACGCCCAGCCCTCGGAGCTCCCCGATTCGGATGTGCCGAAGACACTGCTTAACGAAAGCAACGGAACCTCTCCGGCTCCCGCTTCGGGACCCTCCGTAGGTACAAATAGCACCCCGACGCTGTTCCCTGTTGAACAAAAAACTGCCATACAAGAAGTCTTACAGCATTACGACACTGATGAAGGGCTGCTTCATCTGCTTGAAACCGACGAAGAGAGTGCCAGATGGCTTTTGGAACACTTCAACTCACTTGATGAAATCGAGGCGTGGAGGGATAAGAATGCCACACAAGCCCCTTCGATGAAGCAGCAACCTGCATCTGAACGCATACCCTTTTCTACGGAGCCACTCAATGAACCGAAAGAAAATGTTTCTCACGAGCCACAGCCATAGGCTATATCATGAAATCTACAGCGGATTGAGGCTATTATCCCCGGTATGCTTCCTATTGTTTTGTATTGTGTGGTTTACTTTCATCCCCGAAAATACTTGGCCCGCTGAGTTTGGAGAAGAAGTTCTTAAAGCGAAAAGCACACTTAACGCCCGGATCCAGGAACGAAAACAGAAACTCCTCAAACTTGCCTCTGCGCCTTTAAAAGAGGAAAATCAAAAACTCTTAACGAAACTTCTGGGTAGAGAAGCCCCCCTGGAGCATGTGTTATCAAGCCCGGCGTATCTGGCGTATTTAAAAGAGCACCTCGGCAAGAGTTATAAAGATTTCCCTGCCTATCTCCAAGCCATGCCGACACCCGAACGAGAAGCCTCATGTCTTTTCTTGCTCAAAGCAGCATTGCCGGCCCAGGCGACTCCCAAGGAAATTCAGCAGTGCGTACCCTTCTATTTCCGATTGCGTCAGGTGTTCACCAGAGATCCGCGTTTTTTAGAAAACCTTGGCACGTTTCAATCTCTTCTCGTCAAACACTTTCTTCCACCAATCATCGAGGAGTACCCCAAACAAGAATGGGCTTCAAAAACCCCGGTGGTAATGCAGCTCGGCATGATACCTTACTTCATGGCTCATAAGGAAACACAAGTCTATCATGAAGTTTGGCAAAAACAATTGGAAACCTACGGATCACATGAGGGGCTGCTCCGGTGTGCGATTCTAACCCCGGGAGAATTCGCACTCGTTCGTTCCTTTTTTGAAAATACAGAGGTTTTCGAGAAATGGATTGGCGAACCTGTAAAAAAATCGACTCAAACGGAAACGGAAAAAATAAAGTGAAAAACGTCTTCTACGCCTTATCTGCCCTACTTTTCGTACTTATCATTTATGTTGTTACAAGTGGGAGCAGCACTGCCACATCCAGAGGGAAAGTTGCCAACACCGAGCAAAAAAGCGAGCAAGATAGTCTCCCTACAACACAAAGCATAATACGGAAGAAAAACTGTGCTTGTTGCGCGAAAAAGTTGTCCCCTGCTCAAGAAAAAGCAAAGCAAAGACAACTCGTAAGGGAGACATGGGCGCGACAAATGCTTGCCAACCATGGATATGAAGAGGGCATGAAGCGAATCGCCTTCAAATTCCCCTATCTCGCAAACCAGATGCAGCGCATTCTTGAGAGAGAAAAACAACTCGGACAAACACCCACCGACTTATATCCCGATGTACAATGAAACCAGCTGTCCTTTTTTTTACGTTATCTCTCTTCGTTGCCACTGGATTGCCCAGATTCTTCGCTTTAGATTCACACTGGTCCAGTGATGAAACACTTTGGTTAAATCGAAGTGCCCACTTTATATCCGCCGTCAAACAACGGGAGTTCTCAGAAACCCTTATCACTCACCATCCGGGGGTGATAACCATGTGGCTTGCTGGACTACGAACCTTTTTTATCGAGCCGCGTGTGGATATTGAAAACTTATCGCATGCCCGGTGGTTTATCAGTATCGTCGTTTGGATAGGTTTGGGTATTGCGTGTCTGTTAATCTATCAACTCTTCGGAGGATGGGTGGCACTTGTGAGTTCCGCCTCTCTTGCCTACTCACCATTTTTTTTGGCACAAGCACGACGCGTCCACACCGATGCCCTTGCGACGACTTTTATCCTACTCACAATGTTGCTCTTTTTCCTCTATTGCCAAAACCGACCCCGACAGGGTTATCTCATCCTTTCCGGTATTACCTTCGGGGTCGCACTCATGAGTAAAAGTTACTCCCTGATTTTATTACCCTGGATACCTTTGGGGCTATTTATCTTTCGTGAAAAATGTGCCAGAAACTTTTGGGCAGGCATCGCAGAGGGACTATGTTTCCTCAACTGCACAGCTCTTACTGTCCTTGCACTCTGGCCAGTTTTCTGGATACCGATTTTCGGTTTCATAGCATTCTGTCTTTTAGGGTTCACTTGGGTCCTGTTTCGTGGAATGAAAAAGGAAGACTGTCCGACTGAGTTTATCGTTGCGGCCGCCGTGGCACTCGGACTCGTTAGTGTCATGACAATAAGAACCGCTTGGCGGTTTTTTGAAGGTGTGCATTGGGCAATCAGAACTCCGCATGAGGTGGATCATTTTTTTTTAGGAAAAGTCGTTAACGATCCGGGATGGCTTTTCTATCCCTTCGTGCTGCTCGTCAAAAGTACTCCGTTGCTGCTACCTCTAGCACTTTTCGCCTGCGTCTCGCTTTGGAAAAAGCGGAAATGTTCGGACATGGCTGATGGACATTTCCGCAGTGCATTGGGGATCGGGCTTGGTATTGTACTTTTCACGGTGTGCCTTTCAGGAACAAGCAAAAAGTTAAGCCGCTACCTATTGCCCGTGTTCCCTATGTTAGAAATACTCGCTGCTATTAGTTTTGTAGAGGGATTCAAATGGAGTTCCACAATGCTATGTTCCCGATTTGGAATGGCAGAAACTGCAAAAGGCAAAACATTCCTTGCGATTTTGGCATGGGTTGGTTTCTTTTCGATTCAAATTGTTCCTGTTCTCTCTTGTCACCCTTATTATGGCACCTACTATAATCTTTGTTGGAAAGAAGC contains these protein-coding regions:
- a CDS encoding glycosyltransferase family 39 protein: MKPAVLFFTLSLFVATGLPRFFALDSHWSSDETLWLNRSAHFISAVKQREFSETLITHHPGVITMWLAGLRTFFIEPRVDIENLSHARWFISIVVWIGLGIACLLIYQLFGGWVALVSSASLAYSPFFLAQARRVHTDALATTFILLTMLLFFLYCQNRPRQGYLILSGITFGVALMSKSYSLILLPWIPLGLFIFREKCARNFWAGIAEGLCFLNCTALTVLALWPVFWIPIFGFIAFCLLGFTWVLFRGMKKEDCPTEFIVAAAVALGLVSVMTIRTAWRFFEGVHWAIRTPHEVDHFFLGKVVNDPGWLFYPFVLLVKSTPLLLPLALFACVSLWKKRKCSDMADGHFRSALGIGLGIVLFTVCLSGTSKKLSRYLLPVFPMLEILAAISFVEGFKWSSTMLCSRFGMAETAKGKTFLAILAWVGFFSIQIVPVLSCHPYYGTYYNLCWKEANITKIITVGETAGLDLTAKYLNQKHNAHQLKVAVSPLGTRFVQHYFVGFTYNTRKKYLPADYEVVYIRDSQIGKVPQTGTRNGVLEHTIAVNGIDLAWIYRIRDKETP